GGGCTCGAAAAACATCAGGCTGGATTTGGCGAGCATCCGGTCGGAACCGGACCTTTCAAAATGGTGAAGTGGGCGCGAGATCAGCAACTGGTGCTGGCGGCTTTCGACGAACATTTTGCTGGCCGACCCAAAGTCGACACCCTGATTGTGGTTCCGGTGAAAGAGAATGCCACCCGTGTCGAGCGACTCTCGCGCGGTGAAATACATGCTGCCGAAAATCTCACTCCCGTGGAACTCGATTCTCTCTCGAAGAATCCAGCGATTCAGGTCGAAGAGCGCCTGGGGATGAACGTCGCCTATCTCACCATGCAAAACGAGAAGTCCCCCTTTAACCTTCCCGAAGTGCGCCGCGCCATCTGGATGGCGATCGACAAAAAAACGCTCATTGAAGTTGGCTATTCGGGACACGCCACCCCCGCGCACACCATGGTTCCACCAGCGATGTGGGGGCACGACGATAAAATGGTCGACCGCGAGTTCAATCGCGAAGAGGCCAAACGCATGATGGCCGAAGCTGCAGAAAAACATGGCTTCCAGCTGCCACTGAAGGTCACGTTGTCGGTGATGAATCAAGCACGCCCTTACCTACAGCAGCCCCTTCCGATTGCTGGGTTCATGAAGGACTCGCTGAGAGAAATCGGTATCGAACTAACGATCGTGGGACGCGATGTGAACCAACATTTCGTGCATGTGATGCGGGGAGAACACGACCTCGGACTTGCTGGTTGGAATAGCGATAACGCCGATCCCGATAACTTCCTGTATTCACTGCTGGACCCCGACAACATCAGCAACGAAGGGAACAACCTGAGTCGCTGGCGCAACGATCGCTTTCATGAACTGATGCTCGCCGGTCAAACCGAACTCGACACCGAAAAGCGATTGGCCATTTATCTCGAAGCTCAAAAAATTGTTTTCGAGGAAGCGCCGGTCGTTCCGCTCGTACATACCCAGCTGCGGATGGCTCACGTCAAATCGCTGAAAGGCTATCACCTGCATCCGACGGGGCTTGTGCGCCTGAAGAACGCCTATTTCGAGTCCCCCCAGTGATTGGTTATTTGCTCCGCCGCATCGCTCACGCGCTGGCGACCATTGTGGTTGCTGTTGCGCTCGTGTTTATCGCGATGCGTTCGCTTCCGGGAAATCCGCTGCTCGCTCGGTTTGGTCAGCATCCCGATGCCGAGCAGATCGAGCGCATTCGTCAGGCGAATGGTTGGGATCGTCCCATGCTCGAGCAACTCGGGAAGTTCTTTTGGCAAGTCGTTACTACCGGTGACTTGGGTAAATCGCTGGTACGAACCAATTCGAATGTTACAGCCGAACTGGCACGTAAAGTTCCTGCCACCATCGAATTAACTTTTGCGGCACTCTGTTTGGCCCTACCACTGGGCATTGGTGCCGGTGTGATGGCCTCGGTGATGCGCAACCGCTGGCCCGATCGACTTTGCATGGTCCTATCGCTCCTGGGGGTTAGCATTCCGGTCTTTTTTCTCGGCCTCTGTCTCCAAAAAACCTTCACTTGGCTTCCGACCTCGCAGCGACTTCCTCCAGAGATTTTTGATTTCGAACCGCTCACAGGGCTCTATTTGTTCGACACCCTGTGGCAAGGTCGACCGGCACTGACGCTGGAAGCTGCGCGGCATCTGCTGCTGCCGGCGCTTGTTCTGGCGACGATCCCCATGGCGGTGATTGCGCGCATCACGCGAGCCAGCATGCTGGAAGTGTTGCCGGCCGATTTCATGCGGACAGCCGCGGCTAAAGGTGCCTCGCGGTGGCGACGTGTGCTCTACCACGCCCTCCCCGCAGCTGCTGTTCCGATTACCAATATCGCCGGGCTCCAGATCGGACTTTTACTCTCCGGCGCGGTGCTCACGGAAACCGTTTTCGACTGGCCAGGGGTGGGACGCTATCTCGCCGATGCTGTTATCCGCGACAAGGACTACGTGGCGGTTCAAGCCGCTGCGATTGTGATTGCTGCCCTCTTTGTGTCGATC
This window of the Pirellula staleyi DSM 6068 genome carries:
- a CDS encoding ABC transporter permease — translated: MIGYLLRRIAHALATIVVAVALVFIAMRSLPGNPLLARFGQHPDAEQIERIRQANGWDRPMLEQLGKFFWQVVTTGDLGKSLVRTNSNVTAELARKVPATIELTFAALCLALPLGIGAGVMASVMRNRWPDRLCMVLSLLGVSIPVFFLGLCLQKTFTWLPTSQRLPPEIFDFEPLTGLYLFDTLWQGRPALTLEAARHLLLPALVLATIPMAVIARITRASMLEVLPADFMRTAAAKGASRWRRVLYHALPAAAVPITNIAGLQIGLLLSGAVLTETVFDWPGVGRYLADAVIRDKDYVAVQAAAIVIAALFVSINLILDIVYVWLDPRIRLR
- a CDS encoding ABC transporter substrate-binding protein; amino-acid sequence: MKSIVRTVCAPAVGLLLASLLAILSPSGCGGPSSSSTGKVLIYAQAEDPATLDPINTDIAEAVHVITNVFDTLVTYHDETTELVPSLATSWTTSEDGLTWTFKLRTDVKFHDGELLDSSAVKLSFERLLEETHPLVFDQVRPYQSAYNMIDVIETPDAETVVMRLKAPSAILLSNLAMFPASIVSPKGLEKHQAGFGEHPVGTGPFKMVKWARDQQLVLAAFDEHFAGRPKVDTLIVVPVKENATRVERLSRGEIHAAENLTPVELDSLSKNPAIQVEERLGMNVAYLTMQNEKSPFNLPEVRRAIWMAIDKKTLIEVGYSGHATPAHTMVPPAMWGHDDKMVDREFNREEAKRMMAEAAEKHGFQLPLKVTLSVMNQARPYLQQPLPIAGFMKDSLREIGIELTIVGRDVNQHFVHVMRGEHDLGLAGWNSDNADPDNFLYSLLDPDNISNEGNNLSRWRNDRFHELMLAGQTELDTEKRLAIYLEAQKIVFEEAPVVPLVHTQLRMAHVKSLKGYHLHPTGLVRLKNAYFESPQ